One genomic window of Daphnia pulex isolate KAP4 chromosome 10, ASM2113471v1 includes the following:
- the LOC124205424 gene encoding 39S ribosomal protein L2, mitochondrial-like translates to MYVGQISNTQPNMNNTQPQLHQIRCINKFGYLTEPGWRNIGNKWLVKFPEEYTVKKLPLMKLAGRDPTTGKKVYGGLGGGHKKKYRWVDNVRSGPKEGPPLVEKILRLQYDPCRSSKIALVAAGDRVRYILASSTMKVGDLISTSGHIPRNAIRPKEGDAHPLGALPVGTEVCLDVAM, encoded by the exons ATGTATGTCGGTCAAATTTCCAACACTCAGCCTAACATGAACAACACACAACCCCAACTCCATCAGATACGTTGCATAAATAAATTTGGGTATTTGACAGAACCTGGATGGAGAAACATCGGTAACAAATGGTTAGTGAAATTCCCTGAGGAGTACACTGTAAAGAAACTACCACTCATGAAGTTGGCAGGAAGAGATCCTACCACAG gtaaaaaagtgTATGGTGGTCTTGGAGGTggacacaagaaaaagtacCGATGGGTTGATAATGTTCGTTCTGGACCAAAGGAAGGGCCTCCATTGGTTGAAAAAATCTTGAGACTGCAATATGACCCATGTCGAAGTTCAAAAATTGCATTGGTAGCAGCTGGAGACAGAGTAAGGTACATTTTAGCATCCTCAACTATGAAAGTTGGAGATTTAATATCAACATCTGGGCACATCCCCAGAAATGCAA TTCGACCAAAAGAAGGAGATGCTCATCCATTGGGAGCACTGCCAGTAGGCACTGAAGTTTG tctgGATGTTGCCATGTGA
- the LOC124204829 gene encoding nipped-B-like protein B, giving the protein MNYVPQGSPYSTQTKLLAAQNNVYPQQPQQENYNSPSWGYEKPVHTPVPAQQHCQQQQSQQHYPQYLPQQPQPTHPAMPLVEPQQPQQYNQQQQIHPQQIQEQPPTQHPVPQQAAQPHLPVYNHQEFPNAIASTHSHERKETEKSTFQPQPIVPQQTANSQPFTASVKVDPIALSSMNNSSQQNNRMSRNHSSGRPSYKEDSDSDGGGRGKGSVVVKPVEPVKEQKPIVEESKPKVKVRKEDKDRETPRKRKSTGGEVTTPNNDEVAPAPKKKLKRLERKVVHDEGKLNAEELMETNTFQRFTRLVEHIFDATEDADLNAPADLDNDTDIPQEAMIPKQQLHDLCAEAAKLKSMGAMSAVPPERLVRLLNLLEKNIRDGAKISLLGDPDEDEEESKLWTELSSERVLRAVEAALAALHILTAPNMPKRAYLEEVIERIVQLARFQLQHSIYPAYDPVYRTESKKDVTISGGSSKKKRAHVREVRDKTVLLVYHKMVGLVGLMAELLAVQTLTDTAVLHLSTVGVAPFFVENIPELQLSTLRLVTTIFSRYEKHRRLLLDDILASIARLPSSKRGLRTFRLSAEQHIQMLNALVLQLIQCVLCLPEKLGAPPGTTVSAEDVDSSVLAMDPEVVVNTRYDTAVRTAANFLSVFLGKCGVKNNEEVDYRPLFENFVQDLLSTVNKPEWPAAELLLSLLGKLLVQNFSNKNVDVLLRVASLEYLGVVAARLRKDAVSSQLKTDTIDQLLKQVREDEANNAVEEFKSKKHKKKKKSGDKDHEKENIPADKIEVLQSLLLDYLAVNSQCDPAMLHARHFYVAQWYMDIKNSVTKRSVSSENIPETGVEERPRIKETPKKKKKKKKRNHFSSSESSSSSSSSEDEDDNAKKPEQENTAADCNDHNQSLEMADRRKKLLLSKINPFPEAAPGTRTQVLTTPLDAESSELITRFLASKRQFSQSFDSYLKHILKVLTEPAIAVRAKAMKCLTQIVESDPVVLARSDMQLGVHHSFLDQSTAVTPVREAAVDLVGKFVLSRPELIDKYYTMLSARILDTGVSVRKRVIKIMKDICTECPDFTKIPEICVKMIRRVNDEEGGIKKLVMEVFQAMWFSPVRDKPTLDFNALMRKVMNITDVVAACRDTGLDWLEQLLQQMFRPKEDKEDVTKANVEPSKALLMAYQKIVDCLVENILRLEEASLARGPSSAGSADGKNSNGGETKGASQRLVACMTTLYLFAKIRPLLLVPHAMTLQPYLSLRCRTQGDYQIISDVARTLEVVVPLLEHPSESFLAQLEEDAVKLILQHEKAVVAACLSCLGSVVNHVTRNFKLIRDCFRKYFGPLTEYKLMHERDPDNPRLVQHRPFFRRALFTVGLLLRHFDFTDEEVRYGLPDSTKQQVMEILLYFVCQNCTDMQFFTLQAIGSVCIRHYDFMLGESLKSVYLNRLLEPSVALRLKVQVLNNIETYLQEEEIRMIKEDQQWSKTSKKENLKEMGDVTSGMASTVIQLYLKPILDCFFHGASSVRQSAFRVTQLILQQGLVHPVQIVPYLICISTDAERVSHAADKQLQEIEKKYPGFIHMKALQGIRLSYQLQSLIESAPKENSPVQSASKSTPETPNKKIGTKCSVASAIQESQGIARGFRLREGEHPSALNGFLYSLLRGTKQQRRALVLSMLKQFDETSKNPLAQLLYLADNLASFPYQVIDEPLFLIHHIDIMVSVTGSNLLQGFRESLLPSAVPTSPEEEEDDEDIASIMQRLPPDTRPFEEFLTAAQGCLLLLMLKQHLKDQYGLTDAKITQYSPSEGAKIYEKNAPRKLVNIFMPTPTLHALKENLGLGGYLEVSSKQSLVEKYIEFKQLMLNIDPAEEDEEERLASAMRTYQVTESPVPTDVPAMGVPIFGAAPPIIPGVALMGAPSTPMKTPRSKSSKTPRSPRGEKSSSSSKKKSHKKKKRKIESDESSDDSDCDPDFRA; this is encoded by the exons ATGAATTACGTTCCACAGGGGAGTCCATATTCCACGCAGACGAAGCTTTTGGCTGCGCAAAACAATGTATATCCTCAGCAGCCACAACAAGAGAACTACAATAGCCCAAGCTGGGGGTATGAAAAACCCGTTCATACTCCAGTACCAGCCCAGCAGCAttgccagcaacaacaatcccAGCAGCATTATCCACAATATCTTCCTCAACAACCGCAGCCAACACACCCTGCCATGCCTCTTGTAGAGCCGCAACAGCCACAACAATATaatcagcaacagcaaatTCATCCGCAGCAAATCCAAGAGCAGCCTCCGACACAGCATCCAGTTCCACAACAGGCTGCACAACCCCATTTGCCGGTATACAACCACCAAGAGTTCCCCAACGCGATAGCTTCAACGCATtcacacgaaagaaaagaaactgaaaaatctaCGTTCCAACCCCAACCCATCGTACCTCAGCAGACAGCGAATAGCCAACCGTTCACTGCGTCCGTTAAAGTGGATCCCATCGCTCTGTCGTCCATGAATAATTCCTCACAGCAAAATAATCG GATGTCCAGGAATCATAGTAGTGGGCGGCCGTCCTATAAAGAAGACTCGGATTCTGACGGTGGAGGACGTGGAAAAGGAAGTGTAGTTGTGAAACCAGTGGAACCAGTGAAGGAACAAAAGCCAATTGTAGAGGAGAGTAAACCCAAAGTGAAAGTGCGGAAAGAAGACAAAGACAGAGAGACTCCtcgtaaaagaaaatccacCGGCGGTGAGGTGACGACACCGAACAACGATGAAGTGGCACcggctccaaagaaaaaattgaaaagactgGAGCGAAAGGTCGTCCATGACGAAGGCAAATTGAACGCGGAAGAACTCATGGAGACAAATACGTTTCAAAGATTTACGCGCTTAGTCGAACACATTTTCGATGCTACGGAAGATGCTGATCTGAATGCCCCGGCTGATCTGGATAACGACACGGATATACCTCAGGAGGCAATGATTCCCAAACAGCAACTCCACGATTTGTGTGCAGAAGCAGCTAAATTGaag TCAATGGGTGCCATGTCAGCTGTTCCCCCCGAGAGACTTGTTCGGTTACTCAATCTGCTCGAAAAGAACATACGTGATGGAGCCAAAATTTCCCTTCTCG GGGATccggatgaagatgaagaggagaGCAAATTGTGGACGGAATTGTCTTCTGAGCGTGTACTCCGAGCTGTAGAGGCGGCGCTGGCAGCCCTTCATATCCTTACAGCGCCAAACATGCCCAAGCGAGCCTACCTCGAAGAAGTCATTGAGAGAATTGTTCAGCTGGCCAGGTTCCAGTTGCAGCATTCCATCTATCCGGCATATGATCCAGTATACCGGACCGAGTCCAAAAAGGATGTCACGATTTCAG GCGGaagttcaaagaagaaaagggcccACGTACGAGAAGTGCGGGACAAAACTGTTCTATTGGTCTATCATAAAATGGTAGGCCTAGTCGGTTTGATGGCTGAATTGTTGGCAGTCCAGACGTTAACGGATACAGCTGTACTCCATCTTTCAACCGTAGGTGTTGCACCTTTCTTCGTCGAAAATATTCCAGAATTGCAGTTGTCCACTTTGAG ATTAGTGACGACGATCTTTAGTCGCTATGAAAAGCATAGACGATTGTTGCTCGACGATATCCTAGCTTCCATCGCACGCCTGCCCTCCTCTAAACGAGGACTTCGCACTTTCCGCCTTAGCGCCGAACAGCACATACAGATGCTCAACGCCTTAGTCCTTCAGCTCATACAATGTGTCCTATGCCTCCCAGAGAAGCTAGGGGCTCCTCCGGGAACAACCGTTTCGGCTGAGGACGTGGATAGCTCTGTCTTG GCAATGGATCCAGAAGTAGTGGTGAATACAAGATACGACACCGCAGTCCGAACAGCCGCCAATTTTCTATCGGTCTTTCTCGGGAAATGTGGAGTTAAAAACAACGAGGAAGTTGATTATCGTCCGctgtttgaaaatttcgtACAA GATCTCCTGAGCACCGTAAACAAGCCTGAGTGGCCGGCCGCCGAGTTGTTATTATCGCTGTTGGGCAAGCTGTTGGTGCAAAACTTTAGCAACAAAAATGTCGATGTGCTGTTGCGAGTGGCATCCCTAGAGTACCTTGGCGTAGTGGCAGCTCGTCTCAGAAAGGACGCCGTCAGTTCTCAACTTAAAACGGACACTATCGATCAATTGCTGAAGCAGGTTCGTGAAGATGAAGCTAACAACGCGGTGGAAgaattcaaatcgaaaaagcataaaaagaagaaaaagagcggaGACAAAGAtcacgagaaagaaaacataccAGCAGATAAAATCGAG gttcTTCAGTCATTGTTGCTCGATTATCTTGCTGTCAATTCTCAATGTGATCCTGCAATGCTTCATGCACGGCATTTCTACGTCGCTCAATGGTACATGGATATAAAAAACAGTGTGACCAAGAGATCCGTTTCGTCAGAAAATATACCCGAAACCGGTGTTGAGGAACGACCGAGGATTAAAGAAACacctaagaaaaagaagaagaagaaaaagcgtaACCACTTTTCTTCATCCGAATCCTCGTCTTCGTCCTCGTCTTCTGAGGACGAAGACGACAATGCCAAGAAACCTGAACAGGAAAACACTGCCGCTGATTGCAATGACCACAACCAATCCCTGGAAATGGCCGATCGGAGAAAGAAGCTACTACTCTCCAAAATCAATCCTTTCCCAGAAGCAGCACCTGGTACAAGAACGCAGGTTTTAACAACGCCTCTTGATGCCGAAAGCTCAGAGCTTATCACACGTTTTTTGGCTTCCAAAAGACAGTTTTCTCAAAGCTTTGACTCGTATCTCAAGCACATTTTGAAg GTCTTGACGGAACCGGCTATCGCTGTGCGAGCCAAAGCCATGAAATGCCTGACTCAAATCGTTGAATCGGACCCAGTCGTCCTGGCCCGGTCCGACATGCAACTTGGTGTTCATCATTCTTTCCTGGACCAAAGTACAGCAGTGACTCCAGTGAGAGAAGCAGCTGTTGATTTAGTAGGAAAATTTGTCCTATCACGCCCAGAGCTTATTGACAAATATTATACCATGTTGTCTGCGCGTATCTTGGACACGGGAGTTAGTGTTCGCAAAAGAGTCATTAAG ATAATGAAAGACATCTGCACCGAATGTCCCGATTTCACCAAGATTCCAGAGATATGCGTAAAGATGATCAGAAGAGTGAACGACGAAGAAGGTGGCATCAAAAAGCTGGTCATGGAGGTCTTCCAAGCTATGTGGTTTAGCCCAGTCAGAGATAAGCCGACACTTGACTTTAATGCTTTAATGAGAAAG GTTATGAACATAACTGACGTCGTGGCCGCCTGCAGAGATACCGGCTTAGATTGGCTTGAGCAACTGCTTCAACAGATGTTTCGACCcaaagaagacaaagaagacGTGACAAAAGCGAATGTTGAACCTTCCAAAGCCCTATTGATGGCCTACCAAAAAATCGTTGACTGCTTAGTCGAAAATATTCTCCGACTCGAGGAAGCTTCTCTTGCTCGAGGCCCCAGTTCCG CGGGATCGGCGGATGGGAAAAACTCAAATGGCGGAGAAACGAAAGGAGCTTCTCAGCGATTAGTCGCCTGTATGACTACGTTATATTTGTTCGCAAAAATACGACCCTTACTACTTGTGCCACATGCCATGACCCTTCAACCGTACTTGAGTCTTCGCTGTAGGACTCAGGGTGACTATCAAATTATTAGTGACGTTGCCCGGACATTGGAAGTAGTAGTCCCCTTGCTGGAACATCCAAGTGAATCTTTCCTCGCTCAACTGGAAGAAGATGCTGTCAAGTTGATCTTGCAGCATGAAAAGGCAGTCGTAGCGGCTTGTTTATCTTGCCTTGGCTCGGTTGTTAATCATGTCACACGGAATTTCAAGCTCATTCGAGACTGCTTCCGAAAATATTTCGGTCCGTTGACTGAATACAAGCTTATGCACGAGAGAGACCCCGACAATCCGCGACTCGTCCAACACCGGCCTTTTTTCCGAAGAGCACTTTTCACCGTGGGATTGCTACTGCGGCATTTCGATTTTACAGACGAAGAg GTGCGTTACGGGTTACCTGACTCTACCAAACAACAAGTGATGGAGATACTTCTTTACTTTGTGTGCCAAAACTGCACTGATATGCAGTTCTTCACTCTTCAG gCTATTGGTTCTGTTTGCATCAGGCATTACGACTTCATGTTGGGAGAATCCCTGAAATCAGTTTATCTTAAT cGTTTATTGGAACCTTCTGTTGCCTTGCGACTAAAAGTTCAAGTGCTAAACAACATCGAAACATACCTTCAG GAAGAGGAAATTCGAATGATCAAAGAAGATCAGCAGTGGTCCAAGACGTCAAAGAAGGAGAATCTCAAAGAAATGGGAGACGTAACCTCTGGAATGGCCAGTACCGTCATTCAACTGTATCTAAAACCAATCCTTGATTGTTTCTTCCATGGCGCGTCCAGTGTTCGACAATCAGCTTTCAGAGTGACGCAGTTGATTCTTCAGCAAGGATTG GTTCATCCGGTGCAAATCGTTCCATACTTGATTTGCATCAGCACTGACGCAGAGCGAGTATCGCACGCAGCAGACAAACAGTTgcaggaaatagaaaaaaagtaccCTGGATTCATTCACATGAAAGCGTTGCAAGGCATTCGACTATCTTACCAGTTACAGTCGCTAATTGAAAGTGCTCCAAAAGAGAATTCTCCTGTCCAGTCAGCTTCAAA GAGCACACCGGAGACTCCTAATAAGAAAATCGGTACCAAGTGTTCTGTGGCTAGTGCAATACAAGAAAGCCAAGGAATTGCTCGTGGTTTCCGGCTCAGGGAAGGGGAACACCCGTCTGCTCTCAATGGTTTCCTCTATTCCCTTCTTCGCGGTACTAAACAACAGCGAAGAGCTCTCGTGCTTTCTATGCTCAAACAGTTCGACGAGACCTCGAAGAACCCTCTCGCACAGCTTCTATACTTGGCAGACAATCTAGCTTCTTTTCCTTATCAG GTGATCGACGAACCGCTCTTTTTGATCCATCACATTGACATTATGGTGTCTGTGACGGGGTCTAACCTCTTGCAAGGATTCCGAGAATCTCTGCTCCCCAGTGCTGTACCTACTAgtccggaggaggaggaagacgatgAAGACATTGCATCCATCATGCAACGGCTACCTCCAGACACAAGACCATTCGAAGAATTCTTGACGGCTGCTCAGGGTTGTCTCCTCCTTCTAATGCTTAAACAACACCTAAAGGACCAGTATGGCCTGACGGATGCCAAAATAACCCAGTATTCACCGTCAGAAGGGGCAAAGATTTACGAGAAGAACGCACCAAGGAAACTGGTCAACATATTTATGCCTACACCAACTCTACATGCGTTGAAAG aaaatctCGGCTTAGGTGGATACTTGGAGGTGTCTAGTAAACAGAGTCTGGTGGAAAAGTATATCGAGTTCAAGCAGCTCATGCTCAACATTGATCCTGCCGAAGAGGACGAAGAGGAGAGACTGGCTTCCGCCATGCGAACCTATCAAGTTACCGAATCACCAGTCCCGACTGACGTCCCCGCAATGGGAGTGCCCATTTTTGGAGCAGCGCCGCCGATAATACCCGGCGTGGCGCTTATGGGTGCGCCGTCGACACCAATGAAAACCCCTCGATCAAAATCGTCGAAAACTCCGAGATCACCAAGAGGCGAGAaaagcagcagtagtagtaaaaagaaatcccataagaagaaaaagcggaaAATTGAAAGCGACGAGAGCAGTGATGACTCGGATTGCGACCCGGACTTCAGAGCTTGA